In Bacillus sp. FJAT-45037, the following are encoded in one genomic region:
- a CDS encoding adenylosuccinate synthase: protein MSSVVVVGTQWGDEGKGKITDYLSEKAEVVARYQGGNNAGHTIVFGGEKYKLHLIPSGIFYKDKDCVIGNGMVIDPKALMEEIAYLHERNVDTSNLRISNRAHVILPYHLKLDIVEEERKGANKIGTTKKGIGPAYMDKAARVGIRVVDLMDREVFEEKLERNLAEKNRMFEKYYEVEGFTKEEILDEYFNYGQQMAQYVCDTSVVLNDALDEGRRVLFEGAQGVMLDIDQGTYPFVTSSNPIAGGVTIGSGVGPSKINKVVGVSKAYTTRVGDGPFPTELHDEIGDNIREIGKEYGTTTGRPRRVGWFDSVVVRHARRVSGITDLSLNSIDVLTGIETLKICTAYKYRGEIINEFPASLRVLAECEPVYEELPGWTEDVTGVKSLDELPVNARHYIERVSQLTGIPLTVFSVGPDRNQTNMVRGVFA, encoded by the coding sequence ATGTCATCAGTAGTTGTTGTAGGAACACAATGGGGCGACGAAGGAAAAGGAAAAATTACAGACTATCTTTCTGAGAAAGCAGAAGTTGTGGCTCGCTACCAAGGTGGAAACAATGCAGGACACACAATTGTTTTCGGCGGAGAGAAGTACAAACTTCACTTAATTCCGTCTGGGATTTTTTATAAAGATAAAGACTGTGTCATTGGAAATGGTATGGTTATTGACCCTAAAGCATTAATGGAAGAAATAGCTTACTTACATGAGCGCAATGTTGATACAAGTAACTTACGCATTAGTAACCGCGCGCACGTCATTCTTCCTTACCACTTAAAGCTTGATATCGTGGAAGAAGAGCGTAAGGGTGCTAACAAAATTGGAACTACAAAAAAAGGAATTGGTCCAGCTTACATGGATAAAGCAGCACGTGTGGGTATTCGCGTGGTGGATCTCATGGATCGTGAAGTATTTGAAGAGAAGCTAGAGCGTAACCTTGCTGAAAAAAATCGCATGTTTGAAAAGTATTATGAAGTTGAAGGATTTACGAAAGAAGAAATTCTTGATGAGTACTTTAACTATGGACAACAAATGGCACAATATGTTTGTGATACATCTGTTGTGTTAAATGATGCATTAGATGAAGGCCGCCGTGTTTTATTTGAAGGCGCACAAGGAGTTATGCTTGATATTGATCAAGGAACATACCCATTTGTAACCTCTTCTAACCCAATTGCTGGTGGTGTCACGATCGGTTCTGGTGTTGGCCCATCGAAAATCAATAAAGTTGTTGGGGTTTCAAAAGCATATACAACTCGTGTAGGTGACGGACCATTCCCAACGGAGTTACATGATGAGATTGGCGACAACATCCGTGAAATTGGAAAAGAATACGGAACAACAACAGGACGTCCACGTCGCGTTGGTTGGTTCGATAGTGTCGTTGTACGTCATGCACGTCGAGTTAGTGGGATTACTGATCTTTCTCTTAACTCTATTGATGTATTAACGGGTATTGAGACATTAAAAATTTGTACAGCATACAAGTACCGTGGCGAAATCATTAACGAGTTCCCAGCAAGCCTTAGAGTTTTAGCTGAATGTGAGCCTGTTTATGAAGAGCTTCCTGGTTGGACAGAAGACGTTACTGGTGTGAAATCACTAGATGAGTTACCTGTAAATGCACGTCACTATATCGAGCGTGTTTCTCAACTAACAGGTATTCCGTTAACGGTCTTCTCTGTAGGGCCAGATCGTAACCAAACGAATATGGTTCGCGGGGTATTTGCTTAA
- a CDS encoding YycH family regulatory protein: protein MSYEHVKTGLLIGLVGLSIVLTWQLWTFQPDINFLGETEESERASLISEELRLSEVIQPEQLITFIDGETAMISRGQEEFQQFYDILLGAELAEGDMLATGPFPKQQVRAGVEVIFPTPIPTDIFLAMFNVDRDEFNVPIAEVDRLFVYQDTSEEEIGMQMLSVEEARVIEVETTVEFEAFEQLVRGEYTPVTSVHRGVSSSQLYQHLYVPTEPTEVEKVTYTTSPLNVNFFIDELFNEPNSVRANFADSSESYTDGNRIIQLRNDGEFMDYNNPLFSENQDRSSSHIVQSSFDFINSHGGWSDPYLLANWTSADVREEAEYLLHIDGVPVISYEGQSMMRLKVSRVGSQIINYERPLFDLDSLPINAIQRVELPSGEDVLQRLRQQEYFQTKMLEKVMIGYEMKKQNVSLVTLEPYWYVLYDGKWQKVTFDQELHGEGVQ from the coding sequence ATGAGCTACGAGCACGTTAAAACAGGGTTACTCATTGGACTTGTTGGTTTAAGTATTGTTCTAACGTGGCAGTTGTGGACCTTTCAGCCAGATATCAATTTCTTAGGAGAAACCGAAGAGTCAGAACGAGCGTCTCTCATTAGTGAAGAGCTAAGACTTAGTGAGGTCATCCAGCCGGAGCAATTGATTACATTTATCGATGGCGAGACCGCGATGATCTCTAGAGGACAAGAAGAATTTCAACAGTTTTATGACATACTATTAGGGGCTGAACTAGCAGAAGGCGATATGTTAGCTACAGGACCTTTTCCAAAACAACAAGTGCGTGCAGGGGTAGAAGTGATCTTTCCAACGCCGATTCCAACGGATATCTTTCTAGCGATGTTCAATGTCGATCGGGACGAGTTCAATGTACCGATAGCTGAAGTGGACCGGTTATTTGTTTATCAGGACACGTCAGAAGAAGAGATTGGTATGCAGATGCTCTCGGTTGAGGAAGCGCGTGTCATTGAAGTCGAGACAACGGTTGAATTCGAGGCATTTGAACAGTTAGTAAGAGGAGAGTATACGCCTGTTACTTCCGTTCATCGGGGTGTCTCTTCTTCTCAGCTTTACCAACATCTCTATGTGCCGACTGAACCTACCGAAGTAGAAAAAGTTACGTATACAACGAGCCCACTTAATGTGAATTTTTTTATAGACGAGTTGTTTAATGAGCCAAACTCGGTCCGGGCTAATTTCGCTGATTCTTCTGAGTCGTATACAGATGGAAACCGAATTATCCAGCTACGAAATGATGGAGAGTTTATGGATTACAACAACCCATTATTTTCAGAAAATCAGGATCGTAGTAGCAGTCACATCGTCCAAAGCAGTTTTGATTTCATTAATAGTCATGGAGGGTGGTCAGATCCATACCTCCTTGCCAACTGGACGTCTGCCGATGTTCGTGAAGAAGCCGAGTATTTACTTCATATTGACGGTGTCCCAGTGATTAGTTATGAAGGGCAGAGTATGATGAGATTGAAGGTTAGCCGAGTCGGATCGCAAATCATTAACTACGAACGTCCTCTATTTGATTTAGATAGTCTGCCGATTAATGCGATTCAACGTGTCGAACTTCCATCTGGTGAAGACGTTCTTCAGCGGTTACGCCAGCAAGAATATTTTCAGACGAAGATGCTAGAGAAGGTCATGATTGGGTACGAGATGAAAAAACAGAATGTATCACTCGTTACATTAGAACCGTATTGGTACGTTTTATATGATGGAAAATGGCAAAAGGTGACGTTTGATCAAGAATTACACGGGGAGGGTGTTCAATGA
- the yycF gene encoding response regulator YycF, producing the protein MDKRILVVDDEKPIADILKFNLEKEGFEVVCAYDGLQAIEEFKKVEPNLILLDIMLPHKDGMEVCREVRKSSDVPIIMLTAKDSEIDKVLGLELGADDYVTKPFSTRELLARVKANLRRRKSGAEDVSTQKELMVGDLIIYPDAYQVKRRGDTIELTHREFELIHYLAKHLGQVMTREHLLQAVWGYDYFGDVRTVDVTVRRLREKVEDNPSYPTWIITRRGVGYYLSTPEESGQR; encoded by the coding sequence ATGGATAAACGAATTCTAGTAGTAGATGATGAAAAGCCAATCGCTGATATTTTAAAATTTAATTTAGAAAAAGAAGGCTTCGAAGTTGTTTGTGCGTATGATGGTTTGCAAGCAATAGAAGAATTTAAAAAAGTAGAACCAAATCTTATTCTATTAGATATTATGTTACCGCATAAAGACGGGATGGAAGTCTGTCGTGAAGTGAGAAAAAGCTCCGATGTACCGATTATTATGCTAACTGCAAAAGATTCTGAGATTGATAAAGTGTTAGGACTAGAGCTCGGTGCCGATGATTATGTCACAAAACCGTTTAGCACAAGAGAACTGCTTGCACGTGTTAAAGCCAATCTTCGTCGCAGGAAATCTGGGGCAGAGGATGTTTCTACGCAAAAAGAGCTTATGGTCGGGGACCTTATTATTTACCCTGATGCCTATCAAGTAAAAAGACGCGGAGATACGATTGAGCTGACTCACCGTGAGTTTGAACTCATTCATTATTTAGCAAAGCATCTTGGGCAAGTGATGACGCGTGAGCATTTGCTACAAGCTGTGTGGGGATATGACTACTTCGGTGATGTACGAACAGTTGATGTGACCGTGCGTAGACTTCGTGAAAAAGTCGAAGATAATCCAAGTTATCCAACATGGATTATTACAAGACGTGGAGTCGGCTACTACCTTTCAACACCAGAAGAGTCGGGACAGCGTTAA
- a CDS encoding DHH family phosphoesterase, producing MPKFLMKRWHGYHVIALFAVAVIFSGVLMVYHWQVGVIGLFILGVLAIYTSQARYAFERDLEAYISTLSYRVNRAGEDAVTKMPVGILLYNDEKMIQWINPYISKHIADDLIDKELDDLYDGLNSMIEDGVETEVITLGERSYHLTFEPPERLIYFLDVTEKEKTEELYEETKTVVGLIYLDNYDEVTQGMEDQVRSRLMSQVTSALNSWANENDILLRRTASDRFVVIMNFKSLQHIEELRFDVLDEIRTLTGKEKVPITLSIGVGTGEPSLRELGKLAQSSLDLALGRGGDQVAIKQKNGKVRFYGGKSNAMEKRTRVRARVISHALRDFVLESDRVIVMGHKNPDMDAIGASIGVLKIAEVNGKEGFIVLDPNDINHDVQKLMEEVENHEDLWSQFVTPEEALDYVTDETLLVIVDTHKPSLVIEPRLLPRVDRVIVLDHHRRGEEFIKDPVLVYMEPYASSTAELVTELLEYQPKQLKMDSLEATALLAGIIVDTKSFAVRTGSRTFDAASFLRTNGADTTLVQKLLKEDMQQYVKRAKLIETAEIYRDGMAIAVAGEQEILSQIVIAQAADTLLTMKDVSASFVVSKRKDELVSISARSLGDVNVQLIMERLQGGGHLSNAATQLQDVTLEEAREKLQQAIDESLEGGQ from the coding sequence ATGCCGAAGTTCTTAATGAAGCGGTGGCATGGCTACCACGTCATTGCACTATTTGCTGTGGCAGTAATATTTAGCGGTGTGCTAATGGTCTACCACTGGCAAGTTGGTGTAATTGGTTTATTCATATTAGGAGTGTTAGCCATCTACACGTCTCAAGCTCGATATGCGTTTGAGCGTGATTTAGAAGCGTACATCTCTACGCTATCTTATCGTGTAAATAGGGCAGGAGAAGATGCAGTCACCAAGATGCCTGTAGGGATTCTCCTTTATAATGATGAAAAGATGATTCAATGGATCAATCCTTATATTAGTAAACATATTGCCGATGATCTCATTGATAAAGAATTAGATGATCTTTATGACGGTTTAAATTCAATGATTGAAGATGGTGTTGAAACAGAAGTCATTACGCTTGGCGAACGATCATATCACTTGACGTTTGAACCTCCGGAGAGATTAATTTATTTTTTAGATGTTACAGAGAAAGAAAAAACAGAAGAGTTATATGAAGAAACAAAAACAGTCGTTGGACTTATTTATTTAGACAATTATGATGAAGTGACGCAAGGAATGGAAGATCAGGTGAGAAGTCGATTAATGAGTCAAGTGACATCAGCTCTAAATAGTTGGGCTAATGAAAACGACATTCTTCTTCGCCGCACGGCATCTGACCGTTTTGTCGTTATTATGAACTTTAAATCATTGCAGCACATTGAGGAACTTCGCTTTGATGTCCTTGATGAGATTAGAACATTAACAGGGAAAGAAAAAGTACCGATTACGCTTAGTATCGGTGTCGGAACAGGCGAACCTTCATTAAGAGAGTTAGGTAAACTTGCACAATCAAGTTTAGATTTAGCACTCGGTCGTGGGGGCGATCAGGTCGCGATTAAACAAAAGAATGGTAAAGTTCGTTTTTACGGCGGGAAATCAAACGCGATGGAAAAGCGGACAAGAGTTCGAGCGAGAGTTATTTCGCATGCTCTACGTGATTTTGTTCTTGAAAGTGACCGGGTCATTGTTATGGGGCATAAGAACCCGGATATGGATGCGATTGGTGCTTCTATCGGTGTGTTAAAGATCGCTGAAGTGAATGGAAAAGAAGGTTTTATTGTTTTAGACCCTAATGACATCAATCATGATGTGCAAAAGCTCATGGAGGAAGTCGAGAATCATGAGGATCTATGGTCACAATTTGTGACACCTGAAGAGGCTCTTGATTATGTGACAGACGAAACATTGCTTGTCATCGTTGATACACATAAACCTTCTTTAGTCATTGAACCGAGACTTCTGCCACGTGTTGATCGAGTTATTGTTCTAGACCATCACAGACGCGGAGAAGAATTTATCAAGGATCCTGTCCTTGTTTACATGGAGCCATACGCTTCATCAACAGCCGAGCTTGTGACCGAGTTACTAGAGTATCAACCGAAGCAATTAAAGATGGATAGTCTTGAGGCAACCGCTCTTCTTGCTGGCATCATTGTTGATACGAAAAGTTTCGCTGTTCGAACGGGCTCGAGAACGTTTGATGCGGCATCCTTTCTTCGCACAAATGGCGCAGACACAACACTTGTCCAAAAGCTCTTAAAAGAAGACATGCAACAGTATGTGAAACGAGCGAAGCTTATTGAAACGGCTGAGATCTACAGAGATGGAATGGCGATTGCTGTAGCCGGGGAGCAAGAGATCCTTAGTCAAATTGTGATTGCGCAAGCAGCTGATACGTTATTAACGATGAAAGATGTCTCTGCATCCTTTGTTGTTTCAAAACGAAAAGATGAACTAGTGAGCATTAGTGCACGCTCACTTGGTGATGTTAATGTACAGTTAATTATGGAACGTCTTCAAGGTGGAGGCCATTTATCTAATGCCGCCACGCAACTGCAAGATGTAACACTTGAAGAGGCAAGAGAGAAGCTACAACAAGCCATTGATGAAAGTTTAGAAGGGGGACAATAA
- a CDS encoding YybS family protein yields MKQTRTLTEGAVIAALFVTLLAITLYVPFAAMITVWALPLPFILYVVRQGLKPGIMLFAVTIMLAFMISGLIGLPATLFFGLAGLVIGELYRRKLTAFSVLIGASLVYMFNMLMIYVGLMLFMDENPIQFMSALLREQIKVAEATLTAMGQDATDALAPMNDAVDMIVHMVPAMIIMSGVGLAVISILVAGLILRRLGHKPTQFPPFRDWQFSKSFLWYYLIVMILVLVGQEEGSTMFIIVWNLLPILEVIMMVQGFAFVFYYCYHKQVNRTVPIIIVIVTLIINPLTQIIRIIGIIDLGFDLRKRIKSEKK; encoded by the coding sequence GTGAAACAAACGAGAACCTTAACAGAAGGAGCTGTCATCGCTGCTCTTTTTGTAACACTACTAGCGATTACATTGTATGTTCCCTTCGCAGCGATGATTACTGTATGGGCTTTGCCTTTACCGTTTATTCTCTATGTTGTAAGACAAGGATTGAAACCTGGTATTATGTTATTTGCCGTAACGATTATGCTTGCGTTTATGATTTCAGGTTTAATCGGTTTGCCAGCGACGTTATTCTTTGGACTAGCTGGTTTAGTCATCGGAGAATTATACCGTCGTAAACTCACTGCTTTTTCGGTCTTGATTGGTGCTAGTTTGGTGTATATGTTTAATATGCTTATGATTTACGTAGGGCTCATGTTATTTATGGATGAAAATCCGATTCAATTTATGTCAGCCCTGTTACGTGAGCAAATTAAAGTAGCAGAAGCAACACTAACAGCTATGGGACAAGATGCAACAGATGCGCTTGCTCCGATGAATGATGCAGTCGATATGATAGTTCATATGGTGCCGGCGATGATCATAATGAGTGGAGTTGGTTTAGCGGTCATATCGATTTTGGTTGCGGGTCTGATCTTACGTCGATTAGGTCATAAGCCGACACAATTTCCACCATTTAGAGATTGGCAGTTTTCAAAATCATTCTTATGGTACTACTTAATTGTCATGATCTTGGTTTTAGTCGGTCAAGAAGAAGGATCGACCATGTTTATTATTGTCTGGAACCTTTTGCCGATTCTTGAAGTGATTATGATGGTTCAAGGCTTTGCGTTTGTGTTTTATTATTGTTACCATAAACAAGTTAACCGAACAGTGCCAATCATTATTGTCATTGTCACACTGATTATCAACCCTTTGACGCAGATCATTCGAATTATTGGTATTATTGATCTAGGTTTTGATTTAAGAAAACGGATCAAAAGCGAGAAAAAATAG
- the dnaB gene encoding replicative DNA helicase has protein sequence MSDLFADRTPPQNIEAEQAVLGAIFLADGALVTASEKLLPEDFYRAAHQRVYEVMLDLAEKGEPVDLVTVTSELQDRKWLEEIGGMNYLSDLANAVPTAANVEYYSRIVEEKSVLRRLIRVATNIAADGYTSEDEVDAILDDAEKTILDIAQRKNTSAFISIKDVLVETYDQIELLQNQKGDITGIPTGFMELDKMTAGFQRNDLIIVAARPSVGKTAFALNIAQNVATKTSENVAIFSLEMGASQLVQRMLCAEGNIDAQRMRTGALTSEDWQKLTMAMGSLAKAGIYIDDTPGIKVNDIRAKCRRLKQEQGLGMIMIDYLQLIQGNGRSGENRQQEVSEISRTLKAIARELEVPVIALSQLSRGVESRQDKRPMMSDIRESGSIEQDADIVAFLYRDDYYDKESENQNIIEIIIAKQRNGPVGTVELAFVKEFNKFVNLDRRHDERSMPPGA, from the coding sequence ATGAGCGATTTATTTGCTGATCGTACCCCACCACAAAATATCGAAGCTGAGCAAGCAGTACTTGGAGCGATTTTTTTAGCAGATGGTGCCCTCGTTACAGCATCTGAAAAACTATTGCCAGAAGACTTCTACCGAGCAGCACATCAGCGTGTGTATGAAGTCATGCTTGACCTTGCAGAAAAGGGCGAACCAGTTGATTTAGTCACTGTTACATCTGAACTACAAGATCGTAAGTGGTTAGAAGAAATTGGTGGCATGAATTATCTTAGTGATCTAGCAAATGCTGTTCCAACCGCAGCGAACGTCGAATACTATAGTCGCATCGTCGAAGAGAAGTCCGTTTTACGCCGATTGATTCGTGTCGCAACGAATATCGCTGCTGATGGTTATACGAGTGAAGATGAAGTCGATGCGATCTTAGATGACGCGGAGAAAACCATCTTAGATATTGCGCAGCGTAAAAACACCAGTGCTTTTATCTCAATTAAAGATGTTTTAGTGGAAACGTATGATCAAATTGAACTCTTGCAAAATCAAAAAGGTGATATTACAGGTATCCCAACTGGTTTTATGGAGTTAGACAAGATGACAGCAGGTTTCCAACGTAATGACTTAATCATCGTGGCTGCTCGTCCGTCGGTAGGTAAGACTGCTTTTGCTCTAAATATTGCTCAAAACGTCGCTACGAAGACAAGCGAGAATGTGGCGATCTTTAGTTTAGAAATGGGCGCAAGCCAGCTAGTTCAACGTATGCTTTGTGCAGAAGGAAACATCGATGCCCAAAGAATGCGTACAGGTGCCCTCACATCAGAGGATTGGCAGAAGCTAACGATGGCGATGGGAAGTCTTGCAAAAGCCGGTATTTATATTGATGATACCCCTGGTATAAAAGTAAACGATATTCGAGCAAAATGTAGACGCCTTAAGCAAGAGCAAGGACTTGGGATGATTATGATTGATTATTTACAGTTGATTCAAGGAAACGGTCGCAGCGGAGAAAATCGTCAACAAGAAGTTTCCGAAATCTCAAGAACACTTAAAGCGATCGCTCGTGAGTTAGAAGTTCCCGTCATTGCTCTTTCTCAGCTTTCGCGTGGGGTTGAGTCCCGACAAGATAAGCGTCCGATGATGTCGGATATTCGTGAATCGGGAAGTATTGAGCAAGATGCTGATATTGTTGCCTTTTTATACCGTGATGACTATTACGATAAAGAGTCCGAGAATCAAAATATTATCGAAATCATCATTGCTAAGCAGCGTAATGGTCCAGTAGGTACCGTTGAGTTAGCTTTCGTAAAAGAATTTAATAAATTCGTAAACCTCGATCGGCGTCATGATGAAAGAAGTATGCCACCGGGTGCTTAG
- the rplI gene encoding 50S ribosomal protein L9 — MKVIFLEDVKGKGKKGEAKNVSEGYARNYLLPNNLAVEATKGAMANLNAQKNSEKKKAEEELQAAIDYKKELESITVEIKAKSGEGGRLFGAVSTKQIAETLSSMNMKVDKRKIMLNDPIRSMGYTNVPIKIHPEVIATVKVHVVEE; from the coding sequence ATGAAAGTAATTTTTCTAGAAGATGTAAAGGGTAAAGGGAAAAAGGGAGAAGCAAAAAATGTGTCAGAAGGGTATGCGCGTAACTACCTCCTACCTAATAATCTAGCCGTTGAAGCGACTAAAGGGGCTATGGCCAACTTAAATGCTCAAAAAAATAGTGAAAAGAAAAAAGCAGAAGAAGAACTTCAAGCTGCTATTGATTACAAAAAAGAACTAGAATCAATTACTGTAGAAATTAAAGCGAAATCAGGTGAGGGTGGTCGCTTGTTCGGTGCTGTATCAACGAAACAAATAGCGGAAACACTTTCCTCTATGAATATGAAGGTAGATAAGCGTAAAATTATGCTTAACGACCCAATCCGTTCAATGGGATATACAAATGTACCGATTAAAATTCATCCAGAAGTCATTGCGACAGTCAAAGTACATGTTGTAGAAGAATAA
- a CDS encoding two-component system regulatory protein YycI, with amino-acid sequence MNWNRTKTIFIITFLFLNIFLIWQLIEKNNSNQMNMIAQASIQEVLRDNNVQIDVELPEDTIEAGHVLGKMMPFSESELNTLNNQEVSLRDGSTIISVLDEPYELREGQFAQDLNQFLNTYVTNGSNYQFARFDSEDRRVLLQQTYEGTTAYAFEAEPLILQLNDDGNLIGYQQSYYEFEPTGREREVLSSIKAIEVLLNAQHIGVNDTVTLVEFGYYSFYSPQGGAQVFAPMWRVTVEGETYLVHAINPEIQQLS; translated from the coding sequence ATGAATTGGAATCGGACAAAAACCATTTTCATCATCACCTTCCTCTTTCTAAATATCTTTCTCATCTGGCAATTAATCGAGAAAAACAATTCGAACCAGATGAATATGATTGCTCAAGCATCCATTCAAGAAGTATTACGTGATAATAATGTTCAGATCGATGTCGAGTTGCCTGAAGATACGATTGAGGCCGGTCACGTGCTTGGAAAAATGATGCCTTTTAGTGAATCGGAATTGAACACGCTAAATAATCAAGAGGTAAGCTTAAGAGATGGCTCAACGATTATTTCTGTTTTAGACGAACCATATGAATTACGAGAAGGTCAATTCGCCCAAGATTTAAATCAGTTCTTAAATACGTATGTTACAAACGGATCAAACTATCAGTTTGCACGTTTTGATTCAGAGGATAGACGGGTTCTTCTCCAGCAAACGTATGAAGGGACGACGGCGTATGCGTTTGAAGCAGAGCCGTTGATCTTGCAATTAAATGATGATGGTAATCTGATTGGTTATCAACAGAGCTACTATGAGTTTGAGCCAACGGGTAGAGAGCGTGAAGTTTTATCAAGCATAAAAGCAATCGAAGTATTATTAAACGCTCAACATATTGGCGTTAATGATACTGTAACCTTAGTTGAATTTGGGTATTACAGCTTCTATAGTCCACAAGGTGGGGCACAAGTTTTTGCACCGATGTGGCGTGTCACCGTAGAAGGAGAAACGTATCTTGTCCATGCAATCAACCCAGAAATTCAACAATTATCATAA
- the walK gene encoding cell wall metabolism sensor histidine kinase WalK yields the protein MDRKVGFFKSIQFKLIIIYVLLIFMAMQIIGVYFTGKLEEQLVNNHYQMLTERANLLGYNVAQEMLEPREDASTLKTDINALLRETFTIPNAEVQIIGGNSEILSTSNFANRHIVGQQTTKYRVKRALLGVVDEAMMRDPQTGDRVQVLAVPIKDPDNTPIGAIYIESSMEEIYDQMKQINGILLSGTVIALLITAVLVILLARTITAPIMDMRKQALRMGHGDFSRQVMVYSTDEIGQLASSFNELTNKLQDATATRAREQKKLSSVLAHMTDGVIATDQNGKIILMNKRAEELLGLQSYEVIKQPLPEVLRLPNEYTLDDLYEQMDSILLDFGDEKHEFLIEANFSVIQEDEGPINGIITVLHDVTEQEKIEQERREFVANVSHELRTPLTTMRSYLEALADGALEDKELAPRFIGVTQNETERMIRLVNDLLQLSKIDSHDYRLTMAWVDFGQFLNEVIDRFEMVAQGRNIHFTRHISNHPTYVEIDQDKLTQVIDNIISNAMKYSPEGGNITTTLLHQGHNVRVSISDEGMGIPRENQTKIFDRFYRVDKARARSVGGTGLGLAIAKELVHAHNGEIWVSSEYGAGTTIYFTLPYSTFKGGEA from the coding sequence ATGGATCGTAAGGTTGGATTTTTCAAATCAATACAATTTAAGCTGATTATTATCTATGTGTTGCTGATTTTTATGGCGATGCAAATCATAGGTGTGTATTTTACAGGAAAATTAGAAGAGCAATTGGTTAATAACCACTATCAAATGCTCACGGAGCGTGCAAATCTACTTGGTTATAATGTGGCTCAGGAAATGTTAGAGCCAAGAGAAGATGCTAGTACGTTAAAAACAGACATTAATGCCTTATTAAGAGAGACGTTTACGATACCGAATGCAGAAGTTCAAATCATTGGTGGCAACAGTGAGATTTTAAGTACTTCAAATTTTGCTAATCGACATATTGTTGGGCAACAGACGACTAAGTATCGGGTGAAACGAGCGCTTCTTGGGGTTGTCGATGAGGCGATGATGAGAGATCCTCAAACAGGGGATCGGGTACAAGTGTTAGCCGTGCCAATTAAAGACCCTGACAATACCCCTATTGGTGCGATCTATATTGAATCATCGATGGAAGAGATTTATGATCAAATGAAGCAAATCAATGGGATCTTACTTAGTGGTACGGTCATTGCCCTTCTCATTACAGCAGTACTGGTCATCCTACTAGCTAGGACGATTACAGCACCCATTATGGATATGCGAAAGCAAGCGTTACGTATGGGCCATGGTGATTTTTCGAGACAAGTGATGGTTTATAGTACAGATGAAATTGGTCAATTAGCTTCTTCTTTTAACGAGTTAACCAATAAATTGCAAGATGCAACAGCGACCAGAGCAAGAGAGCAGAAGAAACTAAGCTCTGTCCTGGCTCATATGACAGATGGTGTGATCGCTACTGATCAAAATGGCAAGATCATTTTGATGAATAAGCGTGCTGAAGAGCTTCTTGGCTTACAGAGTTATGAAGTCATCAAGCAGCCCTTACCAGAGGTTCTGCGTTTACCTAATGAGTACACACTTGATGACCTTTATGAACAAATGGACTCCATTCTCCTTGATTTTGGTGATGAAAAACATGAGTTTCTAATCGAAGCGAATTTCTCCGTTATTCAAGAGGATGAAGGGCCTATCAATGGGATTATTACCGTTCTTCATGATGTCACAGAGCAAGAGAAAATTGAGCAAGAACGACGTGAGTTTGTAGCCAATGTATCACATGAGCTTAGAACACCTTTGACGACCATGAGAAGTTACTTAGAAGCTCTTGCGGACGGGGCGTTAGAAGATAAAGAATTAGCTCCGAGATTTATTGGAGTTACACAGAACGAGACAGAGCGGATGATACGTCTGGTTAATGACCTCTTGCAATTATCGAAAATAGATAGTCATGATTACCGTTTGACTATGGCATGGGTCGATTTTGGTCAGTTCTTAAATGAAGTGATTGATCGTTTTGAAATGGTGGCACAAGGCAGAAATATTCATTTCACTCGTCACATCTCTAATCATCCGACCTATGTCGAAATCGACCAAGATAAATTAACACAAGTCATTGATAATATCATTTCCAATGCCATGAAATATTCGCCTGAAGGTGGTAACATTACGACCACACTTCTTCATCAAGGGCATAATGTACGTGTGAGTATTTCGGATGAAGGAATGGGGATACCTCGTGAAAACCAAACGAAGATTTTTGATCGTTTCTATCGTGTCGATAAAGCACGTGCTAGAAGTGTAGGTGGCACAGGTCTTGGTTTAGCAATTGCAAAAGAACTTGTCCACGCTCACAACGGTGAAATTTGGGTCAGTAGTGAATATGGAGCAGGGACAACCATTTACTTTACTTTGCCTTACTCAACGTTTAAGGGGGGAGAGGCATGA